The Anaerolineae bacterium genome contains the following window.
TGGGCCAGGTCGCCCTGGAGTTGCTCCAGCGTAACACGCACCTCCTCCCCGGCGACGCGGATCGCCTCCTGAATCTCGCGGATGGTATTGGCGCCCAGGCTCAGAAAGTCGGAGATGGTCTGGAGCACGCCAGCCCGGGCTGGCTGGCCGCCGGTCAACAGCGGCAAAAGCAGGGCCGCCACCAGCAGCAGACGCACAGCGGTGATGGGTACGGCAATGGAAAGACGCCTTGTGGAAAGCATGGTTTGGCCTGTTCGCTACAAAAATCAATCGGACATGAACTACTTACCGCCATTGAAAGCGTTCACACCGTCTCTGCCAGAAAAAAAGACGCCACTATACGGCCATCGGGCAGGAAATGGATACAAACGCTACCTGTATTGTAAGATTTATTCTATTCCTGGGGAAATGGCGGTTTTGGACGGGTATGGAGGTATGGCTGATTGGCTGCGCTGGTTTCAGTGCTTATTCCCGGCTGTGTAAGAGTTGCGCAAGAAAAAGGCCGCCTGCCTCCGCAGACCGTTATAATGAGTAATTGGCTCAGAGATAGCGATTCCAACAGTTTGTGAAACGAACGGTAACGCCGGGAGGCTGACCTATGGCCGAGACGTTTACGTTCAAAGCAGAAATTCAGCAACTGCTCAATATCCTGATTTATTCGCTCTATACCGAGCGCGAGATCTTCCTGCGGGAACTGCTGTCCAACGCCTCGGATGCGCTGCACCGCCTGCAGTTTGAAATGCATACCGCGGAAGCCGTCTACGAGCCGGAAGCGGAATTGGCCGTATACATCACGGTCAACAAAGAGGCTAACACGATCACCGTCCGCGATACCGGCGTGGGCATGACCCGCGACGAGTTGATCACCAACCTGGGTACGATTGCCCAGTCCGGGGCGTCGGCTTTCCTGCAGGCGCTCAAGGAGAAGGGCGACGCCGCGACCAACATCATCGGGCAGTTCGGAGTGGGCTTCTACAGCGTATTCATGGTGGCTTCCAGGGTGGAGGTAACCTCACGCTCGTACCTGCCGTCGGCGCTGCCTGCACGCTGGACCTGCGATGGCTCGCCCAGCTTCATGGTGGAGGAATTACGACCGGAGCAGATGCCCCACCGGGGCACAGCCATTACGATCACACTCAAAGAAGACGCTACCGAGTTCGCCGATGAATGGCGGCTGCGGCAGATCATCAAGCGTCACAGCGATTTCATTGCCTTCCCGATTTATGTCGGCCAGCCAGCGGAAGGGGAAGCGCCGCGCCCCGCCAACCAGCAGACCGCCCTATGGCGGCAGTCTCCTCAGCGTGTCGAGGCGGAAGCCTACCGTAGTTTCTACCGCCAGATTACCCTGGATACCAATGACCCGCTGACCTATGTCCATATCAGCAGCGAGGCCCCGCTGGACCTGCATGCCATCCTCTATGTTCCCGCCCGGCGAGATCGCGGGCCGTTTGCCCCCCGCGATCACGGTTTGCGGCTCTACAGCCGCAAGATCCTGATCCAGGAGCGCACGCCTGACCTGCTGCCGGAATACCTGCGCTTTGTAGAAGGCGTGGTCGATTCGGAAGATCTGCCGCTTAATGTCTCGCGGGAAAGCGTGCAGTCTAATGCGTTTATGCGTAAAGTCAGCAGCAACCTGGTGCGTCGGTTGCTGCGCCATCTGGAGGAAATGGCCGTCAACGAGCCGGATCGCTACCGGACACTGTGGGAGCAATTCGGCCCCTTCCTCAAGGAAGGTGTAGCCACCTCTCCAGGGGATCATCAGTACCTGCTCAAGCTGCTGCGTTTCCATTCATCCCGCACCGGGCCGCAGGACTGGGTCTCATTGGCCGAATATGTGGCCCGCATGGCCAAAGGACAGGACAAGATCTACTACCTGTTCGGGGAAGACCTGGCCTCGATCACGCGCAGCCCGCACCTGGATCCGTTCAGGGCGTCCGACATTGAGGTGCTCTACCTAACCGAGCCAATCGACTCCTTCATGATGATGGCCCTGCGCGACTATGAGGGACATGCCTTCCAGAGCATTGCCGACGCGCATGTGGACATGCCCGCTGCGCCGGAATCGACCGGCGAGATGCTGACCGACGCGCTGTTTGACCCGCTGCTTAAACGCTTCAATGAAGTCCTGGCGGAGCGGGTGATCGTCGTGCGGGAGGCTGCGCGACTGACCGAAAGCCCGGTCCGGCTGGTAGTCCCTGACGATGTGCCCGGCGTGAGCAACCTGGATCGCGTCCGGCGCTATGTGGACGAGAACTTCCAGGCGGGCAAGCGGGTCATGGAGATCAACCGCCGCCATCCCCTGATCCGGAATCTGGCGCAGGCGTTGCAGGCTAACCCGCTGGACGCTCTGATCCCGGCGGTGATCGAGCAGCTTTTTGAGAACGCCCTCCTGCTGGAAGGGCTGCACCCTAACCCGGCGGAGATGGTCGGGCGCATCCAGACAATCATGGCCGCGGCCACGGAGAGCAGAAGCCAGGAGGCTGCTATAAAGGAGGCCGGGGGGCCAGGTGGCCGGGCAGGGGCGCAGCATGCTGCGCCCAGGCAGCAGACCACAAAGAAACGGCAACCGAAGAAGCAGGCAAAAGGCGAAGGACAGGCGGCAGCGGAAGAGGTGACCGGGTAGGGGTGGCGCAGCATACTGCTCCCGGATTTGATCGTTGCGGCGGCGGAAGGCGTTCCCGCCGCCGTTTTCTATAGCGCCTCCGATGACTGAGCCGGGCTGTGGGGAGCCGCAATTGCGCGCCGGGCGATTCTGGGCTATTGTGGGGCGCAACTCATCCGTTACCCGGCGAGGTCAGCATGGCGCGACTCATCATCCTGGGTTCGGCAGCGATCGTGCCGGACATGACGCACGACAACACTCACATGGTCCTGGAAGGCCAGGAGAGCGTTGTCCTCATCGATTGCGGCTCCAACCCCATCGCCCGCCTGCGCAAGGTCGGCATCGACTACGAAGCCCTGACCGATATGATCCTGACACACTTCCACCCGGATCACGTGCTGGGCGTGCCCATCCTGCTCAACAACATGTGGTTTCTGGGGCGGCAGCGGGCGCTGCGCGTGTACGGGCTACATCACTGCCTCAACCGCGTTGAGGACATGATGCTGATGTTCACCTGGGATGAATGGCCGGATTTCTTCCCGGTGGCTTTCCACAAAGTACTCCA
Protein-coding sequences here:
- the htpG gene encoding molecular chaperone HtpG, with the protein product MAETFTFKAEIQQLLNILIYSLYTEREIFLRELLSNASDALHRLQFEMHTAEAVYEPEAELAVYITVNKEANTITVRDTGVGMTRDELITNLGTIAQSGASAFLQALKEKGDAATNIIGQFGVGFYSVFMVASRVEVTSRSYLPSALPARWTCDGSPSFMVEELRPEQMPHRGTAITITLKEDATEFADEWRLRQIIKRHSDFIAFPIYVGQPAEGEAPRPANQQTALWRQSPQRVEAEAYRSFYRQITLDTNDPLTYVHISSEAPLDLHAILYVPARRDRGPFAPRDHGLRLYSRKILIQERTPDLLPEYLRFVEGVVDSEDLPLNVSRESVQSNAFMRKVSSNLVRRLLRHLEEMAVNEPDRYRTLWEQFGPFLKEGVATSPGDHQYLLKLLRFHSSRTGPQDWVSLAEYVARMAKGQDKIYYLFGEDLASITRSPHLDPFRASDIEVLYLTEPIDSFMMMALRDYEGHAFQSIADAHVDMPAAPESTGEMLTDALFDPLLKRFNEVLAERVIVVREAARLTESPVRLVVPDDVPGVSNLDRVRRYVDENFQAGKRVMEINRRHPLIRNLAQALQANPLDALIPAVIEQLFENALLLEGLHPNPAEMVGRIQTIMAAATESRSQEAAIKEAGGPGGRAGAQHAAPRQQTTKKRQPKKQAKGEGQAAAEEVTG